In one Paraburkholderia megapolitana genomic region, the following are encoded:
- a CDS encoding PIG-L family deacetylase, with amino-acid sequence MSETSPRLFVLSPHFDDAVFSCGALLATHPDAAVCTVFAAPPEHDMHTEWDRKAGFSGAHEAIHARTIEDNRALSLLDAIPVRMPFRDNQYLDSPSISKLAAALEETIYGSTANTLLMPLGLFHPDHLLVYHACCEILPRLAHLSWFAYEDAIHRCNPGVVQTQLDDLARRGIVATPAQPAAAHTIDPVRQAVIKHEAVAAYESQLRGFGPHGCDDVFNAERYWQLTVSRTATRRAKK; translated from the coding sequence ATGAGCGAAACCAGCCCGCGCCTCTTTGTCCTGTCACCTCATTTCGACGACGCCGTATTCAGTTGCGGCGCGTTGCTGGCTACGCATCCGGATGCGGCCGTCTGTACAGTCTTCGCCGCGCCGCCCGAACACGATATGCATACCGAGTGGGACCGCAAGGCTGGTTTTTCTGGGGCGCACGAAGCGATACACGCCCGCACTATCGAAGACAACCGCGCGCTGTCGTTGCTCGATGCGATTCCGGTGCGTATGCCGTTCCGCGACAACCAGTACCTCGATTCGCCGTCGATCAGCAAGCTCGCGGCGGCACTCGAGGAGACCATCTACGGCTCGACTGCGAACACGCTGCTGATGCCGCTCGGTCTGTTTCATCCCGATCACCTGCTCGTGTACCACGCGTGCTGCGAGATCCTGCCGCGGCTCGCGCATCTGTCGTGGTTCGCTTACGAGGACGCGATTCATCGCTGCAATCCGGGGGTTGTGCAGACGCAGCTCGACGATCTTGCGCGGCGCGGCATCGTCGCGACGCCGGCGCAGCCGGCCGCTGCGCATACGATCGATCCCGTACGCCAGGCGGTGATCAAACACGAAGCGGTCGCGGCGTACGAGAGTCAGTTGCGCGGGTTCGGTCCGCATGGCTGCGATGATGTATTCAACGCCGAGCGCTACTGGCAGCTGACGGTCTCGCGCACGGCGACGCGGCGCGCGAAGAAATAG